A region of Gracilinanus agilis isolate LMUSP501 chromosome 3, AgileGrace, whole genome shotgun sequence DNA encodes the following proteins:
- the LOC123239888 gene encoding vomeronasal type-2 receptor 26-like → MFPLYVLFLLLQLPLSVGQEEGTNCYLQRTFSPTYYRHGDVVLGGFFPLFIYKLSKIPYWKKFFLNPRYILKQYWWLPKHYYQVLALMFAVEEINRNPNMLPNMTLGFHIFNAYHNDERTLESSLMWLSGQGQTIPNYNCDSKGKSVVVIGGATSEMTVSMETLLELYKFPQVTYGLFDPLLSDPIQFPSVYQMASMDTSLPLAMVRLMVHFKWTWVGLVASDDSRSEKFLRNLQEEMVRNYVCVAFRVKIRTDEEWGIPSHYNFLHSIYHSTAKVIVIYGDTDSLLSQIFNNKAHAFIYKMWITSSHWNIAKRPGYIYFDNFHGALIFSEQTSKIPGFKPFLKTIDPDKYPEDIFLKNFWKSAFKCMSQYGEGDGGICSQNTSLDTLPLSYVHLAMSGQSYTVYSAVHAVAQALHEMFLERSEMESSVDRDNWVTYPWKLHSFLKNIRFNNTAGKQVILDKKRHSVANYDVLNYVTFSNDTEVLVKVGEFLSQAPRGQDFTIQEKAIVWPKLQEKPPHSRCSTVCGPGFHIKAQEEKPVCCFECVPCPQGQISNYTGKDQCMKCPEDQYPNRERNHCLYKGVNFLAYEDPLGITFTSIAVGFSLFTVLVFWVFVKHQNTPIVKANNRNLTYILLFSLSLCFLCSLLFIGPPTATNCLLRQTTFGVMFTVAVSSILAKTITVVLAFRATRPGSRSRRWVGSRALISLVVFCTLIQVMLCAIWLLLSPPFPDADTHSDPEHIILECNEGSLIAFYSVLGYMAFLALASFTVAFLARNLPDTFNEAKLITFSMLVFCSVWISFLPTYQSTKGKMMVVVEVFSILSSSAGLLGCIFIPKCFVILLQPQRNTKIFFKNNHIS, encoded by the exons ATGTTTCCTCTGTATGTCTTGTTCCTGCTCTTGCAGCTGCCACTATCTGTGGGTCAGGAAGAAGGAACCAACTGCTACCTCCAAAGGACTTTCAGTCCCACATATTACAGACACGGGGATGTTGTTCTCGgaggattttttcctctttttatatacAAATTGTCCAAAATTCCGTATTGGAAAAAGTTTTTCCTGAACCCTCGGTACATATTAAAACAGTATTG GTGGCTGCCTAAACACTACTATCAGGTCCTGGCCTTAATGTTTGCTGTAGAAGAGATCAACAGGAACCCCAATATGTTACCTAATATGACCCTGGGATTCCACATCTTCAATGCTTATCACAATGATGAGAGGACCTTGGAGAGCTCCCTGATGTGGCTGTCAGGCCAGGGACAAACCATACCAAACTATAACTGTGACAGTAAAGGCAAGTCTGTGGTGGTCATTGGAGGAGCCACTTCTGAAATGACTGTCTCCATGGAAACCCTACTTGAGCTGTATAAGTTCCCACAG GTCACCTATGGTCTCTTTGATCCACTCTTGAGTGACCCAATCCAGTTTCCTTCTGTCTATCAGATGGCGTCCATGGACACCTCTCTTCCCCTTGCCATGGTCAGATTAATGGTGCATTTCAAGTGGACCTGGGTGGGATTGGTTGCCTCAGATGATTCAAGAAGCGAGAAATTCCTCAGGAACCTTCAAGAAGAAATGGTCAGAAATTATGTCTGTGTGGCCTTTAGGGTGAAAATCAGAACTGATGAGGAATGGGGTATTCCCTCACATTACAATTTTTTGCATAGCATATATCATTCTACAGCCAAGGTAATTGTCATTTATGGAGATACAGATTCACTCCTGAGCCAGATATTTAATAATAAGGCTCATGCATTTATATACAAAATGTGGATCACCAGCAGTCACTGGAATATTGCTAAAAGGCCTGGTTACATCTATTTTGACAATTTCCATGGGGCTCTGATATTTTCAGAACAGACAAGTAagattcctgggttcaaaccttttCTGAAAACAATTGACCCGGATAAATATCCAGAAgatattttccttaaaaacttCTGGAAATCAGCTTTTAAATGTATGTCTCAATATGGAGAGGGAGATGGTGGGATATGTTCACAAAACACTTCTTTGGACACCTTACCTTTGAGTTATGTACACTTGGCTATGTCTGGCCAGAGTTACACTGTCTACAGTGCTGTTCACGCTGTGGCCCAGGCCCTTCATGAAATGTTCCTGGAGAGATCAGAAATGGAATCCAGTGTAGATAGAGACAACTGGGTAACTTACCCCTGGAAG CTCCACTCCTTCCTGAAGAACATCCGGTTTAACAACACTGCTGGGAAACAGGTGATCTTGGATAAGAAGAGGCACTCTGTGGCAAACTATGATGTTCTCAATTATGTGACTTTTAGTAATGACACTGAAGTTCTGGTGAAAGTGGGAGAATTTCTTTCTCAGGCCCCGCGTGGCCAAGATTTCACTATCCAGGAGAAGGCAATAGTGTGGCCCAAGTTACAAGAAAAG CCTCCTCACTCCAGATGCAGTACAGTTTGTGGTCCAGGATTCCACATAAAAGCCCAGGAGGAAAAGCCAGTCTGCTGTTTTGAATGTGTCCCTTGCCCACAGGGGCAGATTTCCAACTACACAGGTAA AGATCAATGCATGAAATGCCCTGAAGATCAATATCCAAATAGGGAAAGGAATCACTGCCTCTACAAAGGGGTGAACTTCCTGGCCTATGAAGATCCTTTGGGGATAACCTTCACCTCTATAGCTGTTGGCTTCTCTCTCTTCACAGTTCTGGTTTTCTGGGTCTTTGTGAAACATCAAAATACCCCCATCGTCAAAGCCAATAATAGGAACCTCACCTacattctcctcttctccctttccctctgctTCCTTTGCTCCCTGCTCTTCATTGGCCCTCCCACTGCAACAAATTGCCTCCTCAGACAAACAACATTTGGAGTCATGTTCACAGTGGCCGTCTCCTCTATTCTGGCCAAAACCATCACTGTGGTTCTGGCCTTCAGAGCCACAAGACCAGGCAGCAGGAGCAGGAGATGGGTGGGATCCAGAGCACTTATTTCTCTTGTTGTCTTTTGTACTTTGATTCAAGTCATGCTCTGTGCAATCTGGCTCCTGctctctcccccattcccagATGCAGACACACACTCTGACCCTGAGCACATCATCCTTGAGTGCAATGAGGGCTCTCTCATTGCCTTCTACTCTGTCCTGGGCTACATGGCATTCTTGGCCCTGGCGAGCTTCACTGTGGCTTTTCTAGCCAGAAATCTCCCTGACACCTTCAATGAAGCCAAGTTGATCACCTTCAGCATGCTTGTGTTCTGCAGTGTCTGGATCTCCTTCCTGCCCACATATCAGAGCACCAAGGGGAAGATGATGGTGGTTGTGGAGGTCTTCTCCATCTTGAGCTCTAGTGCTGGTTTACTTGGCTGCATTTTCATCCCCAAATGCTTTGTCATCCTTCTGCAACCACAGAGGAACaccaagatattttttaaaaataatcatatttccTGA